The following are encoded in a window of Nakamurella sp. A5-74 genomic DNA:
- a CDS encoding IS4 family transposase → MPRAGWVKPESDRRLSDLVSVGVLTRVFPPDLVDEVVAAAGRTEQRHRSLPARVMAYFSIGMALYSEGSYEDVLAQLTDGLSWVSGWQQRFKPPSKSAIFQARARLGSEPLAALFERVAVPLGTEAMPGVWLAGRRLVAIDGTCLDVADTPVNADYFGRAGVNKGEQAAFPMARVLALAECGTHAIFAANVGVYAESEAALTVPLLNRLEKGMLLTADRGFFSYALWRTASATGADLLWRVRTDKAGPKPVHLQDLPDGSWLAHLQQTHSAAARRAEPMKIRVIDYTIDDGRDNPTGYRLFTTMLDPDEVTAVDLAAAYTQRWEIEVAFDELKTHQRGPRTVLRSKSPDLVLQEIWGHLCCHYAIRSLMTDAAAHAGHDPDRVSFVAALRITRQSIAHQGDFSPSRP, encoded by the coding sequence ATGCCGCGTGCTGGGTGGGTGAAGCCGGAGTCGGATCGTCGGTTGTCGGATCTGGTGTCGGTTGGGGTGTTGACTCGGGTGTTCCCGCCGGATTTGGTTGATGAGGTGGTGGCTGCGGCGGGGCGGACAGAGCAGCGTCACAGATCGTTGCCGGCGCGGGTGATGGCTTACTTCTCGATCGGGATGGCGTTGTACTCCGAGGGTTCCTATGAGGATGTGCTGGCGCAGCTCACTGATGGCCTGTCCTGGGTGTCGGGCTGGCAGCAGAGGTTCAAACCGCCGAGCAAGTCCGCGATCTTCCAGGCGCGGGCCCGGTTGGGGTCGGAGCCGTTGGCGGCGCTGTTCGAGCGGGTCGCTGTGCCGCTGGGTACTGAGGCGATGCCGGGGGTGTGGCTGGCAGGGCGGCGGCTGGTGGCCATCGACGGCACCTGCCTGGACGTGGCCGATACGCCGGTGAATGCCGACTACTTCGGTAGGGCGGGGGTGAACAAGGGTGAGCAGGCGGCCTTTCCGATGGCCAGGGTCCTCGCGCTGGCCGAGTGCGGCACCCACGCGATATTCGCGGCGAACGTCGGGGTGTACGCCGAGTCCGAGGCCGCGCTGACCGTGCCGCTGCTGAACCGGCTGGAGAAGGGGATGCTACTCACCGCAGATCGCGGGTTCTTCTCCTATGCGTTGTGGCGCACCGCGTCCGCTACGGGAGCTGACTTGTTGTGGCGGGTGCGAACGGACAAGGCTGGGCCGAAACCCGTACACCTGCAGGACCTCCCGGACGGTTCCTGGCTGGCCCACCTGCAACAGACACACTCCGCCGCGGCACGCCGCGCAGAGCCCATGAAGATCCGTGTCATCGACTACACCATCGACGACGGACGAGACAATCCCACCGGGTACCGGCTGTTCACCACGATGCTCGATCCGGACGAGGTCACCGCAGTTGACCTCGCCGCGGCCTACACCCAGCGGTGGGAGATCGAAGTCGCGTTCGACGAACTCAAGACCCACCAACGCGGACCCCGCACCGTGCTGCGCTCGAAGTCGCCCGATCTGGTCCTCCAGGAGATCTGGGGCCACCTGTGCTGCCACTACGCGATCCGATCCCTGATGACCGACGCCGCCGCGCACGCCGGTCACGACCCGGACCGGGTCAGTTTCGTTGCCGCGCTCCGGATCACCCGCCAGTCCATCGCCCACCAGGGCGACTTTTCCCCCTCGCGACCCTGA
- a CDS encoding MerR family transcriptional regulator: protein MAREEVGMFTVGQVARAAGVSAKAVRLYEARGLLPVAARTAAGYRVFTESDVDTVRFIRRVRSLGLGLDAAAEILATHRSGAAPCGRTGQLLDDRIAEIDHTLRELGELRRTLVAARRTDHIVADPAGHRGGAAGGVCPMIEGATTAGWL, encoded by the coding sequence GTGGCTCGGGAAGAGGTCGGAATGTTCACGGTGGGTCAGGTGGCGCGGGCGGCGGGGGTGAGCGCGAAGGCGGTGCGCCTGTATGAGGCCCGTGGGCTGCTGCCGGTGGCGGCACGAACCGCGGCCGGATACCGGGTCTTCACCGAGTCCGACGTGGACACGGTGCGCTTCATCCGCCGGGTCCGCTCATTGGGGTTGGGTTTGGACGCGGCTGCAGAGATCCTGGCCACCCATCGCAGCGGAGCAGCGCCGTGCGGGCGGACTGGGCAACTACTCGACGATCGCATCGCCGAGATCGACCACACACTGCGCGAGTTGGGGGAGCTGCGCCGAACACTGGTCGCAGCACGCCGTACCGACCATATTGTCGCCGATCCGGCCGGTCACCGAGGCGGTGCGGCGGGTGGGGTTTGCCCGATGATCGAAGGTGCCACCACGGCCGGTTGGCTTTGA